The following are encoded together in the Variovorax sp. PBS-H4 genome:
- the trxB gene encoding thioredoxin-disulfide reductase, with protein MHAKVLILGSGPAGYTAAVYAARANLQPLLVTGMAQGGQLMTTTEVDNWPADVHGVQGPELMQRFFEHAERFKTRIGFDHIHRVDLGSRPFVLQGDSGRYTCDALIVATGASAKYLGLPSEQAFMGRGVSGCATCDGFFYRDRVTCVVGGGNTAVEEALYLSNIASKVYLVHRRDRFKAEPILVDKLMEKVAAGTIELKLFKTLAEVTGDAQGVSGVRLKDERTGETEALSLHGCFIAIGHHPNTDIFQGQLEMKDGYLVTRSGLQGLATMTSVPGVFAAGDVQDHVYRQAITSAGTGCMAALDAQRFLEQQG; from the coding sequence ATGCACGCCAAAGTCCTGATCCTCGGCTCCGGCCCCGCCGGCTATACCGCAGCGGTGTATGCCGCGCGCGCCAACCTTCAACCGCTTCTGGTGACCGGCATGGCCCAGGGCGGCCAGCTCATGACGACCACCGAGGTCGACAACTGGCCCGCCGATGTCCATGGCGTGCAGGGGCCCGAGCTGATGCAGCGCTTTTTCGAGCATGCGGAACGCTTCAAGACCCGCATCGGGTTCGATCACATCCACAGGGTGGATCTCGGCAGCCGGCCCTTCGTGCTGCAGGGCGACAGCGGCCGGTACACCTGCGATGCGTTGATCGTCGCCACCGGGGCTTCGGCCAAATACCTCGGCCTTCCATCGGAGCAGGCCTTCATGGGCCGGGGCGTCTCGGGCTGCGCGACCTGCGACGGATTTTTCTACCGCGACCGGGTCACCTGCGTGGTCGGCGGCGGGAACACGGCGGTGGAGGAAGCGCTCTACCTGTCGAACATCGCGAGCAAGGTGTACCTGGTGCATCGCCGGGACAGGTTCAAGGCCGAGCCGATCCTGGTGGACAAGCTGATGGAGAAAGTGGCGGCCGGGACCATCGAGCTCAAGCTCTTCAAGACCCTGGCCGAAGTGACGGGCGACGCGCAGGGCGTGAGCGGTGTGCGCCTTAAGGACGAGCGAACCGGCGAGACCGAGGCGCTGAGCCTGCACGGCTGCTTCATCGCCATCGGCCACCATCCCAACACGGACATCTTCCAGGGGCAGCTGGAGATGAAGGACGGCTACCTGGTCACCCGCTCGGGTCTGCAAGGCCTGGCGACGATGACCAGCGTGCCGGGCGTGTTCGCCGCGGGCGACGTGCAGGACCACGTGTACAGGCAGGCCATCACCAGTGCGGGTACGGGCTGCATGGCGGCGCTGGATGCGCAGCGTTTTCTCGAGCAGCAGGGGTGA
- a CDS encoding alpha/beta hydrolase family protein, producing the protein MSLSTQQINFQVGGHGTVSGLVMSPPDAFACYVFAHGAGAGMGHAFMGAVSEGLAARGIATLRYQFPSMELGKKRPDPPPVAHAAVRAAVAQAVERFGPLPLFAGGKSFGGRMTSQAQALDPLPRVKGLVFVGFPLHPAGTPSTGRADHLSDVRVPMLFVQGTRDALADLAGIRTVVAKLGAFATLMEIAEADHAFHVLRRSGRKDEEVLVEMLDGTAGWMRARLPAPP; encoded by the coding sequence ATGAGCCTCAGCACGCAACAAATCAACTTCCAGGTGGGCGGCCATGGCACCGTCTCGGGACTGGTGATGTCACCGCCCGACGCCTTCGCCTGCTATGTCTTCGCCCACGGCGCGGGCGCCGGCATGGGGCACGCCTTCATGGGCGCGGTTTCCGAAGGCCTCGCAGCACGCGGCATTGCGACGCTGCGCTACCAGTTTCCGTCGATGGAGCTCGGCAAGAAGCGGCCCGATCCGCCGCCGGTCGCGCATGCCGCCGTGCGCGCGGCCGTCGCGCAGGCGGTGGAACGCTTCGGGCCGCTGCCCCTCTTCGCCGGCGGCAAGTCCTTCGGCGGGCGCATGACCTCGCAGGCGCAGGCGCTCGATCCGTTGCCGCGCGTAAAGGGGCTCGTATTCGTCGGCTTTCCGCTGCATCCGGCAGGGACGCCTTCGACCGGGCGGGCCGATCATCTGTCCGATGTGCGTGTGCCGATGCTGTTCGTGCAGGGCACGCGCGACGCGCTGGCCGACCTCGCGGGCATCCGCACCGTGGTGGCGAAGCTGGGCGCTTTCGCGACTCTGATGGAAATCGCCGAGGCGGACCATGCCTTCCACGTGCTGCGGCGTTCAGGCCGCAAAGACGAAGAGGTTCTGGTGGAAATGCTCGACGGCACGGCGGGCTGGATGCGTGCCCGGCTGCCGGCTCCGCCCTGA
- the xdhA gene encoding xanthine dehydrogenase small subunit, whose translation MSMNASTQPIRFFHRGRIVDVSGVHPTRSVLDWLREDARCTGTKEGCNEGDCGACTVVLGELADPGDKDAVGGLRLQTVNACIQFLPTLHGKALFTVEDLKTQCTGQRDRAPRDKQAAIPLHPVQQAMVDCHGSQCGFCTPGFVMSLWSTYEHHQDAGTQPTRQQLADDLSGNLCRCTGYRPILDAGQRMFDLPAVRLDTEPVVAALQSLEHPASFDYVAPLGQRLDHFHAPATLAALAALREAKPAAQLLSGSTDVGLWVNKQFRDLGDIIYVGDVAEMKVVEERQIDGIPALCIGAGASLENAFRALAARVPALTDVWLRFASPPIRNAGTMGGNVANGSPIGDSPPVLMSLDAVIELRRGERVRRMPLTDFYVDYMKNRLEPGEFVQGLAVPLAAMKRQVRAYKISKRFDCDISALCGGFALELDGDIVKQVRLAYGGMAAVVKRAAQAEAALVGKPWTQASVNAAKLALAQDFKPLTDMRASADYRLLVAQNLLQRLWLETRTKEPLPVEATSVWSVMPHATTVAAAAAAAEGV comes from the coding sequence ATGAGCATGAACGCCAGCACCCAACCCATCCGCTTCTTCCACCGCGGCCGGATCGTCGACGTGAGCGGCGTGCACCCCACCCGCTCGGTGCTGGACTGGCTGCGCGAGGACGCGCGCTGCACCGGCACCAAGGAAGGGTGCAACGAGGGCGACTGCGGTGCGTGCACGGTGGTCCTCGGCGAGCTGGCCGACCCCGGCGACAAGGACGCGGTGGGCGGCCTGCGGCTGCAGACGGTCAATGCCTGCATCCAGTTCCTGCCCACGCTGCATGGCAAGGCGCTGTTCACGGTCGAAGACCTCAAGACGCAGTGCACCGGCCAGCGCGACCGGGCGCCGCGCGACAAGCAGGCGGCGATCCCGCTGCACCCGGTGCAGCAGGCCATGGTCGACTGCCATGGATCGCAATGCGGCTTCTGCACGCCGGGCTTCGTGATGTCGCTGTGGTCCACCTACGAGCACCACCAGGACGCCGGCACGCAGCCCACGCGCCAGCAGCTGGCCGACGATCTCTCGGGCAACCTGTGCCGCTGCACCGGCTACCGGCCCATCCTCGATGCCGGCCAGCGCATGTTCGACCTGCCCGCGGTGCGGCTGGACACCGAGCCGGTGGTGGCCGCGCTGCAGAGCCTCGAGCACCCAGCGAGCTTCGACTACGTCGCGCCGCTGGGCCAGCGGCTGGACCATTTCCATGCGCCGGCCACGCTCGCAGCGCTGGCTGCGCTGCGCGAGGCCAAGCCGGCGGCCCAGCTGCTGTCCGGCTCCACCGATGTCGGCCTGTGGGTCAACAAGCAGTTCCGTGACCTGGGCGACATCATCTACGTCGGCGACGTGGCCGAGATGAAGGTGGTGGAGGAACGCCAGATCGACGGTATCCCCGCCCTCTGCATCGGCGCCGGCGCCTCGCTCGAGAACGCCTTCCGCGCGCTGGCGGCACGGGTGCCTGCGCTCACCGACGTCTGGCTGCGCTTCGCCTCGCCGCCGATCCGCAATGCCGGCACCATGGGCGGCAACGTCGCCAACGGCTCGCCGATCGGCGACTCGCCGCCGGTGCTGATGTCGCTGGACGCCGTTATCGAGCTGCGCCGCGGTGAACGCGTGCGCCGCATGCCGCTGACCGATTTCTACGTCGACTACATGAAGAACAGGCTGGAGCCCGGCGAGTTCGTGCAGGGGCTGGCCGTGCCGCTCGCGGCAATGAAGCGCCAGGTGCGGGCCTACAAGATCAGCAAGCGCTTCGACTGCGACATCTCGGCGCTGTGCGGGGGCTTCGCGCTCGAGCTCGACGGCGACATCGTCAAGCAGGTGCGGCTGGCCTACGGCGGCATGGCCGCGGTCGTCAAGCGCGCGGCGCAGGCCGAGGCCGCACTCGTCGGCAAACCCTGGACGCAGGCCAGCGTCAATGCGGCCAAGCTCGCGCTGGCGCAGGACTTCAAGCCGCTGACCGACATGCGCGCCAGCGCCGACTACCGGCTGCTGGTGGCGCAGAACCTGCTGCAGCGCTTGTGGCTGGAAACGCGCACGAAGGAGCCGCTGCCGGTGGAAGCCACCAGCGTCTGGAGCGTGATGCCGCACGCCACCACCGTCGCCGCCGCAGCCGCAGCCGCCGAAGGAGTCTGA
- the xdhB gene encoding xanthine dehydrogenase molybdopterin binding subunit — protein sequence MNKPIDPALLQSAEAFADYLKNAAARIDVHAEAKAHDDGARVGISRPHESAHLHVAGEATYIDDIPELAGTLHCALGLSPVANGRLKNMNLEAICAMPGVVAVLTAADIPGSNDCGSIVHDDPILCSGDIRYLGQPVFAVIAETRDAARRAAACAKDALDIEAEPPVITPRQAHEKGQYVLPPMHLVRSTGEGGAQAAIAKAPRRLKATLDVGGQEQFYLEGQISYAIPKEGGAMHVHCSTQHPSEMQHLVAHALHLHANAVQVECRRMGGGFGGKESQSALFACVAAVAANKLKRPVKLRLDRDDDFLITGRRHCFWYEYDVGFDDEGRILGAEISMVSRAGHSADLSGPVMTRALCHFDNAYWLPDVAMHGYSGRTNTQSNTAFRGFGGPQGAIAIENILDSVARELGRDPLDVRRINFYGKGERNVTPYGQVVSDNIIHELVSELEGTSAYRARRGEIAAFNQASPVLKRGIALAPLKFGISFNVKHFNQAGALVHVYTDGSILVNHGGTEMGQGLNTKVAQVVAHELGVNFESVRVTATDTQKVANTSATAASTGADLNGKAAQDAARQIRERLAACAAARHGGKAEDVRFANDQVEVAGRTLSFSTVVGEAYLDRVQLWSDGFYATPGLSWDKDTMQGRPFYYYAYGAAVSEVIVDTLTGEWKLLRADILHDAGKSLNPAVDIGQVEGAFIQGMGWLTTEELVWHPKTGLLTTHAPSTYKIPTANDCPPVFNVKLFEGQNFEDSIHRSKAVGEPPLLLPFSVFFAIRDAVSAVGGHRVDPPLTAPATSESILRAVTAVQSALA from the coding sequence ATGAACAAGCCCATCGACCCCGCCCTGCTGCAATCGGCCGAAGCCTTCGCCGACTACCTGAAGAACGCCGCCGCGCGCATCGACGTGCATGCCGAGGCCAAGGCGCACGACGACGGCGCGCGCGTCGGCATCAGCCGTCCGCACGAATCGGCGCACCTGCACGTGGCGGGCGAGGCCACCTACATCGACGACATTCCCGAGCTCGCGGGCACGCTGCACTGCGCGCTCGGGCTGTCGCCGGTGGCGAACGGACGGCTCAAGAACATGAACCTGGAGGCGATCTGCGCCATGCCCGGCGTGGTGGCGGTGCTGACCGCTGCCGACATCCCGGGCAGCAACGACTGCGGCTCGATCGTGCACGACGACCCGATCCTCTGCAGCGGCGACATCCGCTACCTCGGCCAGCCCGTGTTCGCGGTGATCGCCGAGACGCGCGACGCCGCGCGCCGCGCCGCCGCCTGCGCGAAGGACGCGCTGGACATCGAGGCCGAGCCCCCCGTCATCACGCCGCGCCAGGCGCACGAGAAGGGCCAGTACGTGCTGCCCCCGATGCACCTGGTGCGCAGCACCGGCGAGGGCGGCGCGCAGGCTGCGATCGCCAAGGCGCCGCGCCGGCTCAAGGCCACCCTCGATGTCGGCGGGCAGGAGCAGTTCTACCTCGAAGGCCAGATCAGCTACGCGATCCCGAAGGAGGGCGGCGCGATGCACGTGCACTGCTCGACCCAGCACCCGAGCGAGATGCAGCACCTGGTCGCGCACGCCTTGCACCTGCACGCCAACGCGGTGCAGGTCGAGTGCCGGCGCATGGGCGGGGGCTTCGGCGGCAAGGAGTCGCAATCGGCGCTCTTCGCCTGCGTGGCGGCGGTGGCGGCCAACAAGCTGAAGCGCCCCGTCAAGCTGCGCCTCGACCGTGACGACGACTTCCTGATCACCGGGCGGCGCCACTGCTTCTGGTACGAGTACGACGTGGGCTTCGACGACGAGGGCCGCATCCTGGGCGCCGAGATCAGCATGGTCTCGCGCGCCGGCCACTCGGCCGACCTGTCCGGCCCGGTGATGACGCGGGCACTGTGCCACTTCGACAATGCCTACTGGCTGCCCGACGTGGCGATGCACGGCTATTCGGGCCGCACCAACACGCAGAGCAACACGGCCTTCCGCGGCTTCGGCGGCCCGCAGGGCGCGATCGCGATCGAGAACATCCTCGACAGCGTGGCGCGCGAGCTGGGGCGCGATCCGCTGGACGTGCGGCGCATCAACTTCTACGGCAAGGGCGAACGCAACGTCACGCCCTACGGCCAGGTGGTGTCCGACAACATCATCCACGAGCTGGTCTCCGAGCTGGAGGGCACCAGCGCCTACCGCGCCCGGCGCGGGGAGATCGCGGCCTTCAACCAGGCCAGCCCGGTGCTCAAGCGCGGCATCGCGCTGGCGCCGCTGAAGTTCGGCATCTCCTTCAACGTCAAGCACTTCAACCAGGCCGGCGCGCTGGTGCATGTCTACACCGACGGCTCGATCCTGGTGAACCACGGCGGGACCGAGATGGGGCAGGGGCTCAACACCAAGGTGGCGCAGGTGGTGGCGCACGAACTGGGCGTGAACTTCGAGAGCGTGCGCGTCACGGCGACCGACACGCAGAAGGTGGCCAACACCTCGGCCACCGCGGCATCGACCGGTGCCGACCTCAACGGCAAGGCCGCGCAGGACGCGGCGCGCCAGATCCGCGAGCGCCTGGCCGCCTGCGCCGCCGCGCGCCACGGCGGCAAGGCCGAGGACGTGCGCTTTGCCAACGACCAGGTCGAAGTCGCCGGCCGCACGCTGTCCTTCAGCACCGTCGTCGGCGAGGCCTACCTCGACCGCGTGCAGCTGTGGTCCGACGGGTTCTACGCCACGCCCGGCCTCAGCTGGGACAAGGACACGATGCAGGGCCGCCCCTTCTACTACTACGCCTACGGCGCGGCCGTGAGCGAGGTGATCGTCGACACGCTCACCGGCGAATGGAAGCTGCTGCGCGCCGACATCCTGCACGATGCCGGCAAGTCGCTCAACCCGGCGGTGGACATCGGCCAGGTCGAGGGCGCCTTCATCCAGGGCATGGGCTGGCTCACCACCGAGGAGCTGGTGTGGCACCCGAAGACCGGCCTCTTGACCACGCACGCGCCGAGCACCTACAAGATCCCGACGGCCAACGACTGTCCGCCGGTCTTCAACGTCAAGCTGTTCGAGGGCCAGAACTTCGAGGACTCGATCCACCGCAGCAAGGCGGTGGGCGAGCCGCCGCTGCTGCTGCCGTTCTCGGTCTTCTTCGCGATCCGCGACGCGGTGTCGGCGGTGGGCGGGCACCGGGTCGACCCGCCGCTGACGGCGCCGGCCACCAGCGAATCCATCCTGCGCGCCGTGACGGCGGTGCAGTCGGCCTTGGCCTGA
- a CDS encoding LysR family transcriptional regulator has protein sequence MRDQALLDKIDLHLIRVLHTVLTDRSVSRAAIRLGMYQPAVSAALKRLRELSGDPLLVRSGSGMVPTDAGLRMIDPAASILRAAEMLFSDARGFDPHSAQTTFRIAASDYLDPLFLPMLVAQVKAQAPLCRIEIHALSSDSDYHAHLSLGQVDLVIGNWLKPPEDLHMARLFGDEIVCLVSQDHPAVRRGWDLESWLAAEHVAPTPLHPGARGIIDQMLDEMGRQRNIMARCAHFGLIPDMVASSLLVLTTGRQYCERFAERLPVAILPCPVELPRLMYYQLWHERTHSSSSARWLRERTKSVAASLRPAPSAAGSG, from the coding sequence ATGCGAGACCAAGCGCTTCTGGACAAGATCGATCTCCACCTGATCCGGGTTCTTCATACGGTGCTGACCGACCGCAGCGTCTCGCGCGCCGCCATCCGGCTGGGCATGTACCAGCCGGCCGTGTCGGCGGCGCTCAAGCGGCTGCGGGAGCTCTCGGGCGACCCGCTGCTGGTGCGCTCGGGCTCGGGCATGGTGCCCACCGATGCCGGGCTGCGCATGATCGACCCGGCCGCCAGCATCCTGCGTGCGGCGGAGATGCTGTTCTCGGATGCGCGCGGGTTCGATCCGCACAGCGCGCAGACCACGTTTCGCATCGCCGCGTCGGACTACCTCGACCCGCTCTTCCTGCCCATGCTGGTGGCGCAGGTCAAGGCGCAGGCGCCGCTGTGCCGCATCGAGATCCACGCGCTCTCGTCCGACTCGGATTACCACGCGCACCTGTCGCTCGGACAGGTCGACCTGGTGATCGGCAACTGGCTGAAGCCGCCCGAGGACCTGCACATGGCGCGGCTCTTCGGGGACGAGATCGTCTGCCTGGTCAGCCAGGACCACCCTGCGGTGCGGCGCGGCTGGGACCTCGAGAGCTGGCTCGCGGCCGAGCACGTGGCGCCGACGCCGCTGCATCCGGGCGCGCGCGGCATCATCGACCAGATGCTCGACGAGATGGGCCGGCAGCGCAACATCATGGCGCGCTGCGCGCACTTCGGGCTGATCCCGGACATGGTGGCCTCCAGCCTGCTGGTGCTCACCACCGGGCGGCAGTACTGCGAGCGCTTCGCCGAGCGGCTGCCGGTCGCGATCCTCCCGTGCCCGGTCGAGCTGCCGCGCCTCATGTACTACCAGCTCTGGCATGAGCGCACCCATTCCTCCAGCTCGGCGCGCTGGCTGCGCGAGCGAACCAAATCGGTGGCGGCCTCGCTGAGGCCCGCGCCTTCCGCGGCCGGCTCCGGATAG
- a CDS encoding NCS2 family permease → MPEHDTPTPTAQAKGPANGWTERLFKLREHNTTVRTEIVAGLTTFLTMAYIIFVNPSILGDAGMPKDAVFVATCLIAALGTGIMALYANYPIALAPGMGLNAYFAYVVVLQMGFTWQAALGAVFVSGCLFLLVTVFRLRELIIRGIPQSIRLAITVGIGLFLAIIALKSAGIVAASKATYVTLGDLHTPQAVLATLGFFLIVVLDRLKVPGAILIGIITVTVLSFFFAGNTFHGVFAAPPSIAPTFLQLDIKSALSGGILNVILVFFLVELFDATGTLMGVARRAGLLVPGKMDRLNKSLLADSGAIFAGSLLGTSSTTAYVESAAGVQAGGRTGLTALTVAVLFLAALAISPLAGAVPAYATSPALFFVACLMLRDITELDWDDTTEVIPAAVTALTMPFTYSIANGLAFGFITYAVLKLFTGRARQVHWMVWLIGGVFLFKFIYIGGH, encoded by the coding sequence ATGCCCGAGCACGACACGCCGACCCCCACTGCGCAGGCCAAAGGGCCTGCGAACGGCTGGACAGAACGCCTGTTCAAGCTCCGTGAGCACAACACCACCGTGCGCACCGAGATCGTGGCCGGCCTCACCACGTTCCTGACGATGGCCTACATCATCTTCGTCAACCCCTCGATCCTGGGCGACGCGGGGATGCCGAAGGACGCAGTGTTCGTCGCCACCTGCCTGATCGCGGCGCTGGGCACCGGCATCATGGCGCTCTATGCCAACTACCCGATCGCGCTGGCGCCGGGCATGGGGCTCAACGCCTACTTCGCCTACGTGGTGGTGCTGCAGATGGGCTTCACCTGGCAGGCGGCGCTGGGCGCGGTCTTCGTGTCGGGGTGCCTGTTCCTGCTGGTCACGGTGTTCCGGCTGCGCGAGCTGATCATCCGCGGCATCCCGCAGTCCATACGCCTGGCGATCACCGTGGGCATCGGGCTCTTCCTGGCGATCATCGCGCTCAAGAGCGCGGGCATCGTGGCTGCGTCGAAGGCCACCTACGTCACGCTGGGCGACCTGCACACGCCGCAGGCGGTGCTCGCCACCCTCGGCTTCTTCCTGATCGTGGTGCTCGACCGGCTCAAGGTGCCGGGCGCGATCCTGATCGGCATCATCACGGTCACGGTGCTGTCCTTCTTTTTCGCGGGCAACACCTTCCACGGCGTGTTCGCGGCGCCACCCTCGATCGCGCCCACCTTCCTGCAGCTGGACATCAAGTCGGCGCTGTCGGGCGGCATCCTCAACGTGATCCTGGTGTTCTTCCTGGTCGAGCTGTTCGACGCCACCGGCACCCTGATGGGGGTGGCGCGCCGCGCCGGCCTGCTGGTGCCGGGCAAGATGGACCGGCTCAACAAGTCGCTGCTGGCCGACAGCGGCGCGATCTTCGCGGGCTCGCTGCTGGGGACGTCGAGCACCACGGCCTACGTGGAGAGCGCGGCGGGCGTGCAGGCGGGCGGGCGCACGGGGCTCACCGCGCTGACGGTGGCGGTGCTGTTCCTGGCCGCTCTCGCGATCTCGCCGCTGGCCGGTGCCGTGCCGGCCTATGCCACCTCGCCCGCGCTCTTCTTCGTGGCATGCCTCATGCTCAGGGACATCACCGAACTCGATTGGGACGACACGACCGAGGTGATTCCCGCGGCGGTGACCGCCCTGACCATGCCCTTCACGTATTCGATCGCCAACGGCCTGGCCTTCGGCTTCATCACCTATGCGGTGCTCAAGCTGTTTACCGGGCGCGCCAGGCAGGTGCACTGGATGGTGTGGCTGATCGGCGGCGTCTTTCTCTTCAAGTTCATCTACATAGGCGGACACTGA
- a CDS encoding ABC transporter ATP-binding protein: MTIQRLQLSNITKRYPAVVANSDVSLTVAPGETHAVLGENGAGKSTLMKIIYGSVKPDEGSVVFNGQPVSVRNPQEARALGISMVFQHFSLFDTLTVAENVWLGLDKSLTLAEVTRRIAAKAGEYGLDIDPARPVHTLSVGEMQRVEIIRALLTDPKLLILDEPTSVLTPQAVTKLFVVLKKLAAEGCSILYISHKLHEIRELCTACTVLRGGKVTGVCDPRQESNESLSRLMIGAEPPPLQHRPVHAGAVALRVKALTLAREDQFGVDLDGVSLELRAGEVVGIAGVSGNGQKELLYALSGEDTRAQAGMIEVFGQPAGHFRPRRRRALGLHFVPEERLGRGAVPTLSLAHNMLLTRSNAVGKGGWIRTGALQQHAGRIIERFKVKAGGPGAAARSLSGGNLQKFIVGREIDADPKIFVVSQPTWGVDVGAAALIRGEILALRDAGCAVLVVSEELDELFEISDRLHVIAKGRLSPSIDRAAATVPQIGEWMSGLWNAPPQAATQEEVVHA, encoded by the coding sequence ATGACAATCCAACGACTCCAGCTATCGAACATCACCAAGCGCTACCCCGCCGTCGTCGCCAACAGCGACGTCTCGCTGACGGTGGCGCCCGGTGAAACCCACGCCGTGCTCGGCGAGAACGGCGCCGGCAAGTCCACGCTGATGAAGATCATCTACGGCTCGGTGAAGCCGGACGAGGGCAGCGTGGTCTTCAACGGCCAGCCCGTGAGCGTGCGCAACCCCCAGGAGGCGAGGGCGCTGGGCATCAGCATGGTGTTCCAGCACTTCAGCCTGTTCGACACGCTCACGGTCGCCGAGAACGTCTGGCTCGGGCTCGACAAGAGCCTGACGCTGGCCGAGGTCACGCGTCGCATCGCGGCGAAGGCCGGCGAGTACGGGCTGGACATCGACCCCGCGCGTCCGGTGCACACCCTGTCGGTGGGCGAGATGCAGCGGGTGGAGATCATCCGCGCGCTGCTCACCGATCCCAAGCTGCTGATCCTCGACGAGCCCACGTCGGTGCTGACGCCGCAGGCGGTGACCAAGCTTTTCGTGGTCCTGAAGAAGCTCGCCGCCGAAGGCTGCAGCATCCTCTACATCAGCCACAAGCTGCACGAGATCCGCGAGCTGTGCACCGCCTGCACCGTGCTGCGCGGCGGCAAGGTCACGGGCGTGTGCGACCCGCGACAGGAGAGCAACGAATCGCTGTCACGCCTGATGATCGGCGCGGAACCACCGCCCTTGCAGCACCGGCCGGTGCATGCAGGGGCCGTGGCTCTGCGGGTCAAGGCCCTGACGCTGGCGCGCGAGGACCAGTTCGGGGTCGACCTCGACGGCGTCTCGCTCGAGCTGCGGGCGGGCGAGGTGGTGGGTATCGCGGGCGTCTCGGGCAACGGCCAGAAAGAGCTGCTGTACGCGCTTTCCGGCGAGGACACGCGCGCCCAGGCCGGGATGATCGAGGTCTTCGGCCAGCCGGCCGGGCACTTCCGCCCGCGCCGGCGGCGCGCGCTGGGACTGCACTTCGTGCCCGAGGAGCGGCTGGGCCGCGGCGCGGTGCCGACGCTGAGCCTGGCTCACAACATGCTGCTCACGCGCAGCAACGCCGTGGGGAAGGGCGGCTGGATCCGCACCGGCGCGCTGCAGCAGCATGCGGGGCGGATCATCGAGCGTTTCAAGGTCAAGGCAGGCGGGCCCGGCGCGGCAGCGCGCTCGCTCTCGGGCGGCAACCTGCAGAAGTTCATCGTCGGGCGCGAGATCGACGCCGACCCGAAGATCTTCGTGGTCTCGCAACCCACCTGGGGCGTGGACGTCGGCGCCGCGGCACTGATCCGTGGCGAGATCCTGGCGCTGCGCGACGCCGGCTGCGCCGTGCTGGTGGTGAGCGAGGAGCTCGACGAGCTGTTCGAGATCAGCGACCGGCTGCACGTGATCGCCAAGGGACGGCTTTCGCCCTCGATCGACCGCGCAGCCGCCACGGTGCCGCAGATCGGCGAGTGGATGAGCGGCCTGTGGAATGCCCCGCCCCAGGCGGCAACGCAAGAGGAGGTGGTCCATGCTTAA
- a CDS encoding ABC transporter permease: protein MLKLEPRPQLSRFWSYGSPILALLITVLIGMALFSALGKDPVRGLTVFFWEPIKSAYALGELMVKATPLLIIALGLAVCFRSNVWNIGAEGQFVFGAIAAGGVALMADKTTGSWIVAAILAAGIVGGMVWAAIVAFLRDRFNANEILVSLMLVYVATLLLGYMVYGPWKDPMGYNFPQTKTFEAVTQIPRLMKGSRMSIGLIIAVLGAVALWVFLFRTRAGFAQQVGGLAPAAARYAGFSARRAVWIALLTSGGAAGLAGALEVAGPIGQLTPYVPAGYGFAAIIVAFVGRLHPVGMIFSAILMSMFYIGGELAQSRLGLPKSLTGVFQGLLLFTLLACDTLIAYRIRRKSAPKPVAAPAGTSSLQASTPLNAPVPAQATEGAL, encoded by the coding sequence ATGCTTAAGCTCGAACCCCGTCCGCAGCTGTCGCGCTTCTGGAGCTACGGCTCGCCCATCCTGGCGCTGCTGATCACGGTGCTGATCGGCATGGCGCTGTTCTCGGCGCTCGGGAAAGACCCGGTCAGGGGGCTCACGGTCTTCTTCTGGGAGCCCATCAAGAGCGCCTACGCGCTCGGCGAGCTGATGGTCAAGGCGACGCCGCTGCTCATCATCGCGCTCGGGCTGGCCGTGTGCTTTCGCTCCAACGTGTGGAACATCGGCGCCGAGGGGCAGTTCGTGTTCGGCGCCATCGCGGCCGGCGGCGTGGCCCTCATGGCCGACAAGACCACCGGCTCGTGGATCGTGGCCGCGATCCTGGCGGCTGGCATCGTGGGCGGAATGGTATGGGCCGCCATCGTGGCCTTCCTTCGCGACAGGTTCAACGCCAACGAGATCCTGGTGAGCCTGATGCTGGTGTACGTGGCGACGCTGCTGCTGGGCTACATGGTCTACGGCCCGTGGAAGGACCCGATGGGCTACAACTTTCCGCAGACCAAGACCTTCGAGGCGGTGACGCAGATCCCGCGGCTCATGAAGGGGTCTCGCATGAGCATCGGACTCATCATTGCGGTGCTGGGCGCGGTGGCCTTGTGGGTGTTCCTGTTCCGCACGCGGGCCGGCTTTGCCCAGCAGGTCGGCGGGCTGGCACCAGCGGCAGCGCGCTATGCAGGTTTTTCGGCGCGGCGCGCGGTCTGGATTGCGCTGCTGACTTCCGGTGGCGCCGCCGGCCTCGCGGGCGCGCTGGAAGTGGCGGGCCCGATCGGGCAGCTCACGCCCTACGTGCCGGCCGGCTACGGCTTCGCGGCCATCATCGTGGCCTTCGTCGGGCGCCTGCATCCGGTGGGCATGATCTTCTCGGCCATCTTGATGAGCATGTTCTACATCGGCGGCGAATTGGCGCAGTCGCGGCTCGGGCTGCCCAAATCGCTGACGGGCGTGTTCCAGGGGCTGCTGCTGTTCACGCTGCTGGCCTGCGACACGCTGATCGCCTACCGCATCCGGCGCAAGTCGGCGCCCAAGCCGGTGGCTGCGCCCGCCGGAACCTCATCGCTGCAGGCCAGCACGCCGTTGAACGCACCGGTGCCTGCACAAGCCACCGAAGGAGCCCTCTGA